Proteins encoded together in one Shewanella oneidensis MR-1 window:
- the pntB gene encoding Re/Si-specific NAD(P)(+) transhydrogenase subunit beta: protein MSQGLVTAAYIIAAVLFIFSLAGLSKQETAKHGNLFGITGMAIALLATIFNPDTSGVAWIIVAMVIGGAIGVRLALKVEMTEMPELVAVLHSFVGMAAVLVGFNSFIDLHPEQVSQVGVGAHMTGAMLNIHLVEVFLGIFIGAVTFTGSIVAFGKLRGLISSKPLMLPHRHKLNLIAVLVSLGLLVYFVQTGGTMPALLLMTLIAFAFGWHLVASIGGADMPVVVSMLNSYSGWAAAAAGFMLSNDLLIVTGALVGSSGAILSYIMCKAMNRSFISVIAGGFGTDGVASSSDQEMGEYRETNAEDVADMLKNATSVIITPGYGMAVAQAQYPVAEITQKLRDRGVKVRFGIHPVAGRLPGHMNVLLAEAKVPYDIVLEMDEINEDFSDTDVVLVIGANDTVNPAAMEDPGSPIAGMPVLEVWKAQNVIGFKRSMNTGYAGVQNPLFFKDNTQMLFGDAKASVEAILKAL from the coding sequence GTGTCTCAAGGACTGGTAACAGCAGCTTACATCATTGCCGCCGTGCTCTTTATCTTCAGTCTCGCTGGATTGTCGAAACAAGAAACGGCCAAACACGGCAATTTATTTGGTATCACAGGTATGGCCATCGCCCTACTGGCGACCATTTTTAATCCAGACACCAGCGGTGTCGCCTGGATTATTGTCGCCATGGTGATTGGTGGTGCCATCGGCGTGCGTTTAGCACTGAAAGTCGAAATGACGGAAATGCCTGAGCTCGTCGCGGTGCTCCACAGCTTTGTGGGTATGGCCGCGGTGTTAGTTGGCTTTAACAGCTTTATCGACTTACACCCAGAACAAGTATCACAAGTGGGTGTGGGTGCGCATATGACTGGCGCGATGCTCAACATTCACTTAGTGGAAGTCTTCCTCGGGATCTTTATCGGCGCGGTAACCTTTACTGGTTCTATCGTCGCTTTTGGTAAATTACGCGGATTAATTTCCTCTAAACCGCTGATGTTGCCACATCGCCATAAACTCAACCTCATTGCGGTATTAGTATCGCTTGGCCTGTTGGTGTATTTCGTGCAAACAGGCGGCACTATGCCAGCGCTGCTGCTGATGACCTTAATTGCCTTCGCCTTTGGCTGGCATTTAGTGGCTTCTATCGGTGGCGCAGATATGCCCGTTGTGGTGTCTATGCTGAACTCTTACTCAGGTTGGGCAGCTGCAGCAGCAGGCTTTATGCTGTCAAACGATCTACTGATCGTGACAGGTGCGTTGGTAGGCTCGTCTGGTGCGATTTTGTCTTACATTATGTGTAAAGCAATGAACCGCTCGTTTATTTCGGTGATTGCAGGCGGATTTGGTACCGATGGAGTGGCCTCATCTAGCGATCAAGAAATGGGTGAATACCGTGAGACTAACGCCGAAGATGTGGCGGACATGCTGAAAAACGCAACGTCTGTCATCATCACCCCTGGCTATGGCATGGCGGTGGCACAGGCACAATATCCTGTCGCTGAAATCACCCAAAAACTGCGTGATCGCGGTGTGAAAGTGCGCTTTGGGATTCACCCTGTCGCGGGGCGTTTACCCGGCCATATGAACGTACTATTGGCCGAAGCCAAAGTTCCCTACGATATCGTGCTCGAAATGGACGAAATCAACGAAGACTTTAGCGATACCGATGTCGTGCTGGTGATTGGCGCGAACGACACGGTTAACCCTGCGGCGATGGAAGATCCGGGCAGTCCAATTGCGGGTATGCCAGTACTCGAAGTATGGAAAGCACAAAACGTCATTGGCTTTAAACGCTCAATGAATACGGGTTATGCGGGTGTACAAAACCCTCTGTTCTTCAAAGACAATACCCAAATGTTGTTCGGCGATGCTAAGGCCAGCGTAGAAGCGATTTTAAAGGCGCTGTAA
- a CDS encoding TetR family transcriptional regulator → MAKRSRVQTEQTINQIMDEALRQILTIGFETMSYTTLSEATGISRTGISHHFPRKNDFLIRLDSRIGNLFVAALNFSSQEALEASWMQAMQEEQYRAVLRLFFSLCGGTNNEITLFRAVSTARQQAIAELGLVGDRTINHLLGRTAVMLLSNFDVAKAA, encoded by the coding sequence ATGGCTAAGCGCTCGCGAGTACAGACTGAGCAGACCATCAATCAGATTATGGATGAAGCGTTAAGACAAATTTTGACTATTGGCTTTGAGACTATGTCTTATACCACGTTATCTGAAGCAACGGGGATTAGCCGCACTGGTATTAGTCATCACTTTCCGCGTAAGAACGACTTTTTAATTCGCTTAGATAGCCGTATTGGCAATCTTTTTGTTGCGGCACTCAATTTCTCTAGCCAAGAAGCGTTAGAAGCCTCTTGGATGCAAGCGATGCAAGAAGAGCAATACCGTGCAGTGTTGAGATTATTCTTTAGTCTTTGTGGCGGCACCAATAATGAAATCACCCTCTTTAGGGCGGTAAGCACTGCTCGTCAGCAAGCCATTGCTGAACTAGGATTGGTTGGCGATCGTACCATCAACCACTTACTTGGCCGGACTGCGGTTATGTTGCTGTCGAATTTTGATGTTGCTAAAGCAGCATAA